The genomic DNA CCGACTGGGCCACGGCCCAGGCGCGGCTCGACGAGGCCGAGCTGTTCTGGATCTCGACGGTACGGCCGGACGGGCGGCCGCATGTGACGCCCCTGCCGGCGGTGTGGGCGGACGGGGCGCTGCACTTCTGCACCGGCCCCGAGGAGCGCAAGGCGCTCAACCTCGCCGGCAATCCGCACGTCGTGCTGACGACCGGCACGAACACCGTCGACACGGGGTACGACCTGGTCGTCGAGGGTGCGGCGGTGCGGGTCGTGGACGAGGACCGGCTGCGGGAGCTGGCCGCCGCGTGGGAGGCGAAGTACGGCAGTTTCTGGCACTTCGACGTGCGGGACGGGGCCTTCCATCACGGTTCCGGGCACGCCTTTGTGTTCGCTGTGGCGCCCCGCACGGTTTTCGGCTTCGGTAAGGGGGAGCCGTTCAGCCAGACGCGGTGGCGGTTCGAGTGACACGCCTGACAAAGGAGTCAAGCCATGGACATGACCCTCGAAGTGATCCTGCTGCCCGTCTCGGACGTGGACCGGGCCAAGGCGTTCTACCAGGACAAGGTCGGCTTCCATGTCGATCTCGACGGTGAGGTGATGGAGGGCGTGCGGATCGTGCAGCTCACGCCGCCGGGGTCCGGGTGTTCCATCGCCCTCGTGGACGGGTTGCAGGTGCCCACCGGTACCCCGCAGCCCGGGACGTACCACGGCATGCAGTTGTGCGTGCAGGACGCGAAGGCGGCCTACGACGAGCTGACCGCGCGCGGGCTCGAGGTCAGTGAGCCGGTGCAGTTCGCGCCGCAGGACGGGGCGACGTTCATGTACTTCAAGGACCCGGACGGCAACGGCTGGGCGATCCAGGAGTACCGGAAGCGGGCGACCGAGCCGCTGCACCAGGTGCTGGCTCAACTGGCGGGGCCGCAGCAGTAGTTCGCCACCGACAGCAGTTCACCACTTCTTCATCCATCGGGTTGGGAGCGGTGGGATGCGGGCATTTTGGCGTGTGCATGCTCTGTCCGCACCGTCACCCCCGTCCTCCCCCCCCACCCGGAGGTTGAAGTGTCCGGCAGTTCTGGCAATTCCGGCAGTTCTGGCAGTTCTGGCAGTTCCGTTGGTTCCGTTGGTTCCGCGTACCGCCGCAGCCGCGCCGTCGTGGCGTCCGCGCTCGCCTTCTCGGCAGCCGCCGTCGGGGTCTGGACCGGCTTCGGCACCGTCTCGGCCGCGCACGCCGCGACCGTGGTGCCGACCCCGGACCACGTCGTCGTGGTGGTGATGGAGAACCACGCCTACAGCCAGGTCATCGGCTCCTCCAGTGCCCCCTACATCAACTCGCTCGCGACCGGCGGCGCCGCCCTCACCCAGTCGTACGGGATCACCCACCCGAGCCAGCCGAACTACTTCGCCCTGTTCTCCGGCTCCACCCAGGGCATCACCAGCGACAGTTGCTACACGGCCGGCTTCTCCTCGGCCGCGAACCTCGCCTCCGAGGTGACCGCCGCGGGTGGCAGTTGGGCGAGCTACAACGAGACGCTGCCGAGCCAGGGTTCGACGACGTGCAGCAGCGGCACCTACGCGCGTAAGCACAACCCGTGGTTCGGCTTCTCGAACGTCGCGACGTCCACGGCGAAGACGTTCACGCAGTTCCCGACGGACTACACGGCCCTCCCCGACCTCTCCTTCGTCACCCCCAACCTGTGCAGCGACATGCACGACTGCTCGGTGGCGACCGGTGACACCTGGCTGAAGAACAACCTCGGCGCGTACGCCACGTGGGCCAAGACCCACAACAGCCTGCTCGTCGTCACCTTCGACGAGGACAACCTGCTCAGCGGCAACCGCATCCCGACGGTCTTCTACGGCCAGCCGGTGAAGGCCGGTTCGACGTCCTCGACCACGTACAACCACTACAACCTGCTGCGGACCCTGGAGGACTCCCAGGGCCTGACCACCCACGCGGGCAACGCGGCCTCGGCCGCCGACATCACCGGCATCTGGGCGTCCTGAGATGTACGTGGCGGACAGCCGCGCCAACGCCGGAAGCACCACCGCGAGTACTACGGGTACTCCGGCGCGGGTGTCCGCCGTGGTCGCCCCCACGGTCTTCGCCCTCGGCGCGGTCAGCCTGATCACCGACGTGTCGTCCGAGATGGTGACCGCGGTCCTCCCGCTGTACCTGGTGACGGGCCTGGGCCTCTCCCCACTGGGCTTCGGTCTCCTGGACGGCATCTACAACGGCTTCTCGGCCCTAGTCCGCCTGGTCGGCGGTCACCTCGCCGACCGGGGCGGCGGCCGGCACAAGTGGGTAGCGGGCGTGGGCTACGCCGTCTCGGCGGCCTGCAAGCCTCTCCTCCTGCTCGCCCACACCCTCACTCCCATCGGTCTGATCCTCGCCGCCGACCGCACGGGCAAGGGCCTGCGCACGGCACCGCGCGACGCGCTGATCTCCCTCTCCTCCACCCCGGAGAACCGGGGTCGTGCCTTCGGGGTACACCGCGCGATGGACACGGCGGGCGCGCTGCTCGGCCCGCTGGTGGCGTTCCTGATCCTCCGGGCGACGGTGGACGGCTACGACGCGGTGTTCACGGTGAGCTTCTGCGTGGCGGTGGTCGGCGTCCTGGTGCTGGTGCTGTTCGTGCCGGGATCGTCGTCAACTGCCGCGCCCCGCACGGAGAAAGCCGTACGGGAGAGGGTCGTAGGGGAAAGGGCCGTAGGGGAGAAGGCTGTACGCCCCACCCTCCGCGCCGCCTTCGCCCTCCTCGCCCGCCGCGACCTGCGCCGTATCACCGTCTGCGCACTCCTCCTCGGCCTCGCGACGGTCAGCGACTCCTTCGTCTACCTGCTGCTGCAACGGCGCCTCGGCGTCCCCGACCGCTGGTTCGCGCTGCTGCCGCTGGGCACGGCGGCGGCGTTCCTGCTGCTGGCCGTACCACTGGGCCGGCTCGCGGACCGTGTCGGCCGCTGGCAGGTGTTCCTGGCGGGCCACGGAGCCCTCCTCACGGCGTACGCCCTCCTACTCACCTCCTGGCACGGCACGGCCCTCCCCTACGCCGTCCTCCTCCTGCACGGCGCCTTCTACGCGGCGACCGACGGCGTGCTGATGGCGGCGGCCTCGGACAGCGTGCCGGAGGAACTGCGGTCGTCGGGGCTGGCGTTGGTGCAGACGGGCCAGGCGGCGGCGCGGTTCGTGTGCTCGCTGGGCTTCGGTGCGGCGTGGACGCTGTGGGGCGACCGTACGGCGCTCATGGCGTCGGCGGTGGCGCTGGCGGGCTGCGCGGCGTTCGCCCTGACGCTCCGCCCCGGCCGATCAGTCCCGGAGCCCGTCTCATGACCCTGCGCAGCCGCATCCTGGTCCTCCTCGCCGCCGTGGCCGTACTCGCCGCAGTGGCCACGGCCTCGGTCCTGCACGCGTCCGCCCGGTCCGAGCGGCGGAACGAGACCCAGCCCGGCGGCCCGAAGATCACGGCGGGCCGGATCACCCTGACCGACCCCGACCGCATGGTGTTCCGCAACATGGCATGGGGCCCACACCGCGACGAACTCACCACGGTCCCGGCGTCGAACCCCGCCGGCCCCCGCATCGCCTCGGGCCTCAAGTGCCTGCGCTTTTACGCGAGTTCGGGCACCGGAGTCTGCCTCCAGGCGGTCCACGGCACGGTCACGGACACCTACCGCGCGCTGATCCTCGACGCCCACCTCAAGGAGACGGCCCGCTACGACGTCCCCGGCATCCCCTCCCGCGCCCGGGTCTCCCCCACGGGCCACTTCGCCGCGTGGACGGCATTCGTCGGCGGCGACTCCTACGCCGGCACGAACTTCTCGACGCGAGCGGCGATCGTCGACACCAGGACGGGCCATCTGATCCCGTCCCTGGAGTCCTTCCGCATCCTCAAGGACGGACACATCTACCACGCGGCCGACGTCAACTTCTGGGGCGTGACCTTCGCGGCGGACGACCGCACGTTCTACGCGACGCTGGCGACGAAGGGCAGCACATATCTGGTGCGGGGCGACCTGCACACCCGCACGGTCACCACGATCCACACCAACGTCGAATGCCCGTCCCTGTCCCCCGACGGCACGAGGATCGCCTTCAAGAAACGCGTGAAGGGCCTCCCGAAGGACGCCCCGTGGCATCTGTACGTACTCGACCTCCGCACGATGCGCGAAACCCCGCTGGCGGAGTCGAGAAGCGTGGACGACCAGGCGGTGTGGAGGGACGACCACACGGTCGTCTACGCGATGCCCGGGGACTATGGGGCGGACCTGTACAGCGTCCCTGCGAACGGCACGGGAAAGCCGCGGCGCATCAGCACCGCGGCGGTGTCTCCCGCGTACGTCGACTAGGGCGCGCCCCGGAAGGGGCGCGCAGCGCTACAGCACCGGCAAGTTCTTCCGAAGCTCGAACGCCGTCACCTCGGAGCGGTACTCCTCCCACTCCTGCCGCTTGTTGCGCAGGAAGAAGTCGAAGACGTGCTCGCCCAGCGTCTCGGCGACCAGGTCGCTCCGCTCCATCAGGGTCAGGGCCTCGCCCAGGTTCTGGGGCAGGGGCTCGATGCCCATCGCGCGGCGTTCCGCGTCGGAGAGGGCCCAGACGTCGTCCTCGGCGCCCGGGGGGAGTTCGTAGCCCTCTTCGATGCCCTTGAGGCCGGAGGCGAGGAGGAGGGCGTAGGCCAGGTACGGGTTCGCGCCCGAGTCCAGGGATCGGACCTCGACCCGTGCCGAACCCGTCTTGCCGGGCTTGTACATCGGGACGCGGACCAGGGCCGAGCGGTTGTTGTGGCCCCAGCAGATGTACGAGGGGGCCTCGCCGCCGGCGCCGGCCGTGCGCTCGGAGCCGCCCCAGATGCGCTTGTAGGAGTTGACCCACTGGTTGGTGATCGCGGAGATCTCCCCCGCGTGCTTCAGCAGGCCCGCGATGAAGGAGCGGCCGACCTTGGAGAGCTGGTACTCCGAGCCCGACTCGTAGAACGCGTTCCGGTCGCCCTCGAAGAGGGAGAGGTGCGTGTGCATGCCGCTGCCCGGGTGTTCCGAGAACGGCTTCGGCATGAACGTCGCCTGCACGCCCTGCTCCAGCGCGACCTGCTTCATGACCAGGCGGAAGGTCATGATGTTGTCCGCCGTGGAGAGCGCGTCGGCGTAGCGGAGGTCGATCTCCTGCTGGCCCGGTGCGCCCTCGTGGTGGGAGAACTCCACCGAGATGCCCATCGACTCCAGCATGGTGATCGCCTGGCGGCGGAAGTCCATGCCCACGTTCTGCGGGGTGTGGTCGAAGTAGCCGGAGTTGTCGGCGGGCGTCGGGCGCGAGCCGTCCAGGGGGCGGTCCTTCAGGAGGAAGAACTCGATCTCCGGGTGGGTGTAGAAGGTGAAACCCAGGTCGGAGGTCTTGGCGAGGGCGCGCTTGAGCACGTACCGCGGGTCCGCGAAGGACGGGGAGCCGTCCGGCATGAGGATGTCGCAGAACATGCGGGCCGTGCCGGGTGCCTCCGCGCGCCACGGCAGGACCTGGAAGGTGGAGGGGTCCGGCTTGGCGATCATGTCGGACTCGTAGACCCGGGCGAAGCCCTCGATCGCGGAGCCGTCGAAGCCGATGCCCTCGTCGAAGGCCTGTTCCAGCTCGGCGGGGGCCACGGCGACGGACTTGAGGAAGCCCAGCACGTCCGTGAACCACAGCCGTACGAACCGGATGTCGCGCTCCTCCAGTGTCCGGAGCACGAACTCCTGCTGCTTGTCCATCTTCCGCTTCCCCATCCTTGCTGGTCAGGCCGCCTGTCCTCGTACCGCAGGAGGCGGTCGGGCACCTGAGCATCCCACCACAACACCATTTCGTGCGCGTTGCCGACCATGATCGGCAGGCCGACCTCGGGCTGAACGCCTCGCGTACGGCAGGTGTCCTGCGCTGTTGCCCGGCTTCTGACCATCTTGCCTGCTCGAACCGACATTCGTCATACCTGGTCCGGGGGTGAATCCGGCGTTCTCCCCGCTTTGCTGTGGGCGCCCTACGAGAACCCGTTCCTCCCCACTACGATCGGCAACGCCCGACCTTCCTGTCCCTTCCCCCAAAAGGACACATACCTCATGGGTTCCGCCAAGAACACCGGTTCCGCGGCGCGCAAGGCGCGCATCGAGGAGATGCGGCGCGCCGAGCAGTCCCGCGAGCGGCGCGGCCGGATCGTGAAGATCGCGGCGAGCGCGGTGGTCGTCGCCGGTCTCGTCGTCGGCGGGGTCGCCGTCGTGCACGCGCAGTCCGGCAAGAAGGACAGCTCCGCGAGCGACTCCAAGGGCGGCGGTTCGGGGCACTTCGTCGCCGGCGCGGACGGTGTGAACACCTGGAAGGGGACGCTGGGCCGCACCCATGTCACCGGCACGCTGAACTACCCGATGCACCCGCCGGTGGGCGGCAACCACAACCCGGTCTGGCTGAACTGCAACGGGAACGTCTACACCAAGGCCGTCAAGGACGAGAACGCGGTGCACGCGCTGGAGCACGGCGCGGTCTGGGTGACGTACAACAAGAAGGCCTCGGCGGCCGACGTCAAGGCGCTGGCGGACAAGGTGAAGACGACGCCGTACTCGCTGATGAGTCCGTACGACAGCCAGAAGGACCCGATCATGCTGTCGGCGTGGGGGCACCAGCGGACCGTGAAGAGCGCGAGCGACCCGGCCGTCAACACGTTCTTCGAGAAGTTCGTGCAGGGCAGCCAGACTCCCGAGCCGGGTGCCTCGTGCACCGGCGGGACGATGTGACGTGAGGGCGTACGTCGGGTGGGTCGCGGGTGCCGCGGCCGCCGTACTGGTCGCGGGCGGCGCGATCACCTACGCGGTCGCCGAGGACGGCGGCGGCAGCGGTTCGAGCAACTCCCGTACTCCTGCGGCCGATTCGGCGGACGCCGGGTTCGCGCGGGACATGGCGGTCCATCATCAGCAGGCCGTCGAGATGTCGTACATCGTCCGGGACCGTACGAAGAACGTGGAAGTACGGCGCCTTGCATACGACATCGCGCAGACGCAGGCCAACCAACGGGGCATGCTGCTGGGCTGGTTGGACCTGTGGGGGCTGCCGAAGGTGTCCGCGGACCCGCCGATGACCTGGATGGGCATGGGCGACATGGCGTCCGGCAAGGACGGCTCGCTGATGCCCGGGATGGCGACCAACTCCGAGCTGACGAAGCTGAATTCACTGAGCGGCAAGCCCGCCGAGGTGTTCTTCCTGCAGCTCATGACGGACCATCACAAGGGCGGTATCCACATGGCCGAGGGGTGTGTGGACAAGTGCCGGGTGGGGGTGGAGAAGCGACTGGCGCAGGGAATGGTCGACGCGCAGCAGTCGGAGATCCAGTTGATGGCCGACATGCTCAAGGAGCGTGGCGCAAAAGCGCGTTCGTAAAGCATCCCCGGTCGTTCGTTACACGCCCGTAAGGAAAAAAGCCACCAAATCGCCCTGGGTGACGGTTCCTTGGGCTTCTCTTGACTTTCGCGTTCCCCTTGCATGAACGGTTCGTCGAAAGAGTGGCCCCCACGTGTGATCCATCCCGGACCCTCCCGCCGCGGGTTCCGTACGGATCGACGACGACCAACCACTCCATGCGTCGAACCGCATAGCAGGGGGTTTTATGAGATCCAATCGCGCCACCATGCGCGCCGGCGTGAGCATGGCAGCGACACTGCCCATGATCGCCGGTGCACTGGCGCTCGGCATACCCGCGGCGCACGCCGCGGACAGCCCGGGCCGGGACACGCTCGCGGGCACCAAGCCCGCGTGGGCGACGGCCAAGGCGGACAAGGGAGCGACCTCCGACAGCTCCCAGGTCTCCGCCCGGGTCTACCTCGCCGGCCGGAACGCGTCCGGCCTCGCGGCGTACGCCAAGTCCGTCTCGGACCCGAGTTCGGCCCTGTACGGCAAGTACCTGAGCGCCGCTCAGGTGCAGCAGCGCTTCGGCGCCACGACGGCCCAGGTGACCGCCGTCAAGTCCTGGCTGAAGTCCGCCGGGCTGAAGGTCACCGGCACCACGCAGCACTACGTCACGGTCTCCGGTGACGTGGCCGCGGTCGAGAAGGCGTTCAGCACCTCGCTGCACAACTACTCGAAGGGCTCGAAGACCTACCGCGCCCCGTCGAAGACCGCCTCCGCGCCGGACAGCCTCAACGGTGCCGTCCTGACCGTGACCGGTCTGGACAACGCCCCGCACAAGGCGAACCACGACGACGCGCTGCCGGGTCCGACCGCGGTGTTCAAGAACTCGGGGCCGTTCTCCTCGTACTACGGCTCCAACACCGCGACCACGCTGCCGTCGGCGTACGGCAAGAAGATCCCGTACGCCGTCCAGGGTTACACCGGCAAGCAGTTGCGGGCGGCCTACGGCGCCGGCAAGTACACGGGCAAGGGCGTGCGCGTCGCCATCACCGACGCCTACGCCTCGCCGACGATCGCCTTCGACGCGGCCACCTACGCGAAGAACCACGGCGACAAGAAGTACAGCACCAGCCAGCTCAAGCAGGTGCTCCCCTCGGACTACACGCAGACCGAGGCCTGTGACGCGTCCGGCTGGTACGGCGAGGAGACCCTCGACGTCGAGGCCGTGCACGCGGTGGCGCCGGACGCGAACATCACGTACGTGGGTGCCGCGTCCTGCTTCGACGACGATCTGCTCGACTCGCTCAGCAAGGTCGTCGACAACCACCTGGCCGACATCGTCTCCAACTCGTGGGGCGACATCGAGGCCAACCAGACCCCGGACCTCGCGGCCGCCTACGACCAGGTGTTCCAGCTCGGCGCGGTCGAGGGCATCGGCTTCTACTTCTCCTCCGGTGACAACGGCGACGAGGTCGCCAACACCGGTACGAAGCAGGTCGACACCCCGGCCAACTCGGCGTGGGTGACGGCGGTCGGCGGTACCTCGCTGGCGGTCGGCAAGGGCGACAAGTACCTGTGGGAGACCGGCTGGGGCACCGAGAAGGCCGCGCTGTCGGCCGACGGCAAGAGCTGGACCAGCTTCCCCGGCGCCTTCACCTCGGGCGCGGGCGGCGGCACCAGCAAGACCGTGGCCGAGCCCTTCTACCAGAAGGGTGTCGTCCCGAACGCGCTCGCCACGGCCAACAGCGCCACCGGCAACCGCGTCGTTCCGGACATCTCGGCGATCGCCGACCCGAACACCGGTTTCAAGGTCGGCCAGACGCAGACCTTCCCGGACGGGTCCGTGCAGTACAGCGAGTACCGGATCGGCGGCACCTCGCTCGCCTCCCCGGTGATCGCGGCGGTCCAGGCCCTGGCCCAGGAGGCGCGCGGCGGCAAGGCGATCGGTTTCGCCAACCCGTCGATCTACGCCAAGTACGGCTCGAAGGCCTACCACGACGTGACCGACAACCCGACGGGCTCCGGCCTGGCGGTGGCGCGCGTGGACTTCGCCAACACCGTCGACGCCACCGACGGCCTGCTGACCTCGGTCCGCAGCCTCGGCAAGGACAGCTCGCTGTCCGCGGTGAAGGGCTACGACGACGTGACCGGCGTGGGCACGCCCGCGGACGGCTACGTCCAGTCGTTCGTCCGCTCGCAGGGTCACCGCTGACCCGTAAGCGGTAAGCGGTAACGAGTCACCTGTCGATGGGGTGGCGTGGGGTGCACCACACCTCGCGCCACCCCATTGCGTCGCCCTGACGATTACGGGCGATTACAGTGGACCCCGTGCCTCCACTGAACTTCTGGTCGATCTATCAGCACGGCTTCGCCCGCGTCGCCGCCTGCACGGGCCACACCGTGATCGCGGACCCGCACGCCAACGCCGAAGCCGTCCTGCGCCACGCCCGCCGGTGCTCCGAGGAGGGCGTCGCGGTCGCCGTCTTCGCGGAGATGGGCCTGTGCGGCTACTCCATCGAGGACCTGATCCTCCAGGACGTACTCCTGGACCAGGTCGAGGAGGCGCTCCAGGAGGTGGTGACCGGCTCGGCAGACCTGCTGCCGGTCCTGGTCGTCGGCGCCCCGCTGCGCCACCGCAACCGGATCTACAACTGCGCGGTCCTGGTGCACCGGGGCCGCGTCCTGGGCGTCGTACCGAAGTCGTATCCCCCGAACTACCGCGAGTTCTACGAACGCCGCCAGATCGCCGACGGCGCCGACGAGCGCGGCGGTTCGATCCAACTGGGCGGCGAGAGTGTGCCGTTCGGGGTGGACCTGCTGTTCGCGGCGCAGGACGTACCGTCCCTCGTGCTGCACGCGGAGATCTGCGAGGACATGTGGGTGCCGGTGCCGCCGAGCGCCGAGGCCGCCCTGGCGGGTGCGACGGTGCTCGTCAACCTCTCCGGCAGCCCGATCACGGTCGGCCGCGCCGAGGACCGCAAACTGCTGTGCCGCTCGGCGTCCGCGCGCTGCCTCGCCGCGTACGTCTACGCGGCGGCCGGTCTCGGCGAGTCGACGACGGACCTGTCCTGGGACGGCCAGGCGATGGTCTACGAGAACGGTGTGCTGCTGGCCGAGACGGACCGCTTCCCGCTGGGCGACGAGTACGCGGTGGCGGACGTCGACCTCGACCTGCTGCGGCAGGAACGGCAGCGGATGGGCACGTTCGACGACAACCGGCGGACGCATCGGGCACGGACGGCCGACTTCCGCACGGTTTCCTTCGAACTGGCCCCGCCGCTCACGGACTTGGGACTCCGCCGGCGTCTGGAGCGCTTCCCGTTCGTACCGGCCGACGCGGAGCGGCTCGCGCAGGACTGCTACGAGGCGTACAACATCCAGGTCGAGGGCCTTCAGCAGCGGCTCGCGGCGATCGGCGGCCCCAAGGTCGTCATCGGGGTCTCCGGCGGCCTCGACTCCACGCACGCGCTGATCGTCGCCGCGCGCGCGATGGACCGCGCGGGGCGTCCGCGCAGCGACATCCTGGCCTGGACGCTGCCCGGTTTCGCGACCAGCGACCACACCAAGGACAACGCGCACGCGCTGATGCGGGCGATCGGCGTGACCGCGGCGGAGCTGGACATCACGCCGACCGCGCGCCTGATGCTGAAGGAGATGGGCCACCCCTTCGCCTCCGGCGAGCCGGTCTACGACATCACCTTCGAGAACGTCCAGGCGGGCCTGCGCACGGACTACCTGTTCCGCCTCGCCAACCAGCGCAACGGCATCGTGCTCGGCACGGGTGACCTTTCCGAGCTGGCGCTGGGCTGGTCCACGTACGGCGTCGGCGACCAGATGAGCCACTACAACGTCAACTCCGGCGTACCGAAGACCCTGATCCAGCACCTCATCCGCTGGGTGGTCAGCAGCGACCAGTTCGACGAGGAGACCGGCAAGATCCTCACCGCGATCCTCGACACGGAGATCAGCCCGGAGCTGGTACCGGGCGAGGAGATGCAGTCCACGGAGTCGAAGATCGGCCCGTACGCGCTGCACGACTTCACGCTGTTCCATGTGCTGCGGTACGGGTTCCGGCCGTCGAAGATCGCGTTCCTGGCGTGGCACGCGTGGCACGAGGCGGGGGGCGGGGCCTGGCCTCCCGGCTTCCCGGAGGAGAAGCGGGTGGCGTACGACCTGCCCGAGATCCGGCGGTGGCTGGAGGTGTTCTGCCGGCGCTTCTTCGGGTTCGCGCAGTTCAAGCGGTCGGCGATGCCGAACGGGCCGAAGGTTTCGGCGGGCGGGTCGTTGTCGCCTCGGGGGGACTGGCGGGCGCCGTCCGACGGGTCGGCCACGGCTTGGCTGCGGGATCTGGAGCGGTTCGACTAGGGGGCGAAGCCGTGGCTCAGGGAGACGCGGTGGTCAGGGCCCTGCTGACGGCGATGGCGACCTTGGAGGACCTCGTCGAGGTGGGGCATGACTCGCATGTGGCGTTGAGCACCCTGGAGGACATCGCCCATGAGCTGGGCGGGATGGATTCGGGTGAGCGACGGCGGTTCGGGGAGGCGCTGGAGCGCGTCGCCGGGGAGGAGCCGGGGCGGGCGGCTTGGGTCCGGGGCGTTCCGGATGCGCTGGGCCTTGAGCGTTGAGGCTCGGGGGCTGACGGACGGGGTGTCCGCCGCATCCGGTCGGCCAAGAGGTCAACCTCTCAACCGACCGAGACCCGTGGGTGGGTGGGCGAGAATCAGTGGTGCAGCGCCGGGGACTGGTCGGGGACGTGAGCTGCTACCAAGCGCTCGCGGCCGCTTCCCGAGACACCTCGGCGCCGGTCCACGCTCCATGCCGTGGCGGCAACTCCCAATCCCAGTACCGCCAACACCGCTCCGGCCAGCGCAGGCGACGTAGCG from Streptomyces sp. NBC_01478 includes the following:
- a CDS encoding NAD(+) synthase, which produces MPPLNFWSIYQHGFARVAACTGHTVIADPHANAEAVLRHARRCSEEGVAVAVFAEMGLCGYSIEDLILQDVLLDQVEEALQEVVTGSADLLPVLVVGAPLRHRNRIYNCAVLVHRGRVLGVVPKSYPPNYREFYERRQIADGADERGGSIQLGGESVPFGVDLLFAAQDVPSLVLHAEICEDMWVPVPPSAEAALAGATVLVNLSGSPITVGRAEDRKLLCRSASARCLAAYVYAAAGLGESTTDLSWDGQAMVYENGVLLAETDRFPLGDEYAVADVDLDLLRQERQRMGTFDDNRRTHRARTADFRTVSFELAPPLTDLGLRRRLERFPFVPADAERLAQDCYEAYNIQVEGLQQRLAAIGGPKVVIGVSGGLDSTHALIVAARAMDRAGRPRSDILAWTLPGFATSDHTKDNAHALMRAIGVTAAELDITPTARLMLKEMGHPFASGEPVYDITFENVQAGLRTDYLFRLANQRNGIVLGTGDLSELALGWSTYGVGDQMSHYNVNSGVPKTLIQHLIRWVVSSDQFDEETGKILTAILDTEISPELVPGEEMQSTESKIGPYALHDFTLFHVLRYGFRPSKIAFLAWHAWHEAGGGAWPPGFPEEKRVAYDLPEIRRWLEVFCRRFFGFAQFKRSAMPNGPKVSAGGSLSPRGDWRAPSDGSATAWLRDLERFD